The genomic DNA gactggaggaaagcaaatgtcactccggtcttcaaaaagggcaagaaggaggacccgggcaactatagaccggtcagcctcacctccatccctgggaaagtgatggaacaccttatccttggtgccatcttaagacatatcaaggataagagggtcatcagggacagtcaacatggcttcaccaaggggaagtcgtgtttgaccaacctcatagccttttatgaagacgtaacaaggtggattgacgatggcaaagcagtggatgtggtctaccttgacttcagcaaagcatttgacaccgtctcccacagcatcctcacggcaaaactgaggaagtgtggactggatgatcgggtagtgaggtggactgcaaactggctgaaggagagaagccagagagtcgtggtcaatggggcagagtctggttggaggcctgtatctagtggagtgcctcaagggtcagttctgggaccaatactattcaacatattcatcaatgacttggatgagggaattgagtgtactatcagcaagtttgctgatgacaccaagctgggaggagcggctgacacgccagaaggctgtgctgccatccagcgagatctggacaggctagagagttgggcggggaaaaatttaatgaaatataacaagggaaaatgtagagtcttgcatctgggcaggaacaaccccaggttccagtacaggttggggaatgacctattagagagcagtgtaggggaaagggacctgggggtcctggtggacagcaggatgaccatgagccagcactgtgcccttgtggccaagaaggccaatggcatcctggggtgtattagaaggggggtggttagtaggtcgagagaggttctccttcccctctactctgccctggtgtgGCCTTGGCCTTGATGTTTTATTCACTGCTGTGGGAAGCTGGGAACCTGGTTGACCTCCCTGACAAACACATCGGCTTTTACAACTTCTGCCTGTGGAACGAGACAGCTGGGAAGCTGCAGTGCCTGGAGTACAAGCATCTGCAGGTGATGGGCATCAGCCTACTAGGAATAGTTCTAGCCAGGATTTGTGTGTACACCTGTCTGGTCTTCAGCATTTTCTACCCTATTTTTGTTGCACATGTGAAGTgcacagaggagagagagggcTGGAAGGTGATCCTCATCATACTCATCATCAAGACAACAATCCTGTTTGGAGGCCTGattatgtttcttttccaaacctCACAGTGGATTCACCCCTCTGATTTCACTGGAGGCTTCCTGGCACTGCTTGGGACTCAGGCTCTGCTACTGCTCCAGATTCTCACTGCTACCTCATCTGGACCAAGCACACGCATCCATGTCAAAGCCTTTTTACTGAGGAGGTCATGCCCACTGAGATTCAACAATGAAGACGACGCAACAGCTATTGATAACCTGATTTAAAACAGTAATCCCACGACAGCTTTAGTCACCGGCAGGAATTTGATCCTTAGTCCAAAGACCCATGTTGAGCCATGCTCTGGCACACGGCTGTGTGCAGCTCTCTTGCGGCGAGCAGGCAGCAGACACTAACACTCACAGCGCAGCGTGGAAACTTCACAGTAACAGCAGCGTGTAACACACACCGTGGCTTGGGGCACAACATCAGAGCAACAGCATTCCTGGCCTTGACCCGGAGGACAGTGGACAGATCAGAACCAGCACACAGTGGACACAGCCCTCTGGCCATATCTAGCCTAAGTATAAGCAGCCAGAGAAGCAAACAGGCTTCCTTTCTCTGAGTTGCCTGAAGAGACTCTGCTCCTTCTCCACGTCCTGGACTAACCAGGGATGCCTTCAAGGCAATTGTGACTTGAGGAGCTGTGGCTTCACACTGCTGTCACAGCAGTGGCAGCCTCAGATGTGTACTGGAGATACTTTCTTCAGCAGGACCACCTGTACTTCACCTGCAGGAATAATATCTGAGGTGACTCTGCTTTAGTTCATTAGGGTGAAGGGGCCCACATccaaccccagcagcagcagagcacctGGAGCGACAGCCAAACAACTTGCTGAACATAGCCCTGAAGAGGAGGGTTTCCACAAGCCAGCAGAGGATTTGGGTGCAGAGCCCCAGGTTTGTCCCTACTGATACTACGAAGCCAAGCCCAGCACTCCAGCAGCCTTTGAGACTCTAGGAGAGACTGGATCTATCTGAGGGCAGCTTACCACAGagccagctcagctcagcccaaAACATACCCCATGCAAGGGTGTGCtcagggagcagggccagggccgCTGCAGGCTGGGTTGCAGTGCCCCAGCTGGGCCATCACAGCCAGAACACTGGATGGAGGCTCTGCCACGGCAATGCACAGCACTGCTCCATGCCACATCTGTAACCTCGCACAAACCTCGCCGGCtttcccccccatccccttcAGGCACATGAGGGTCCgttttctctcctgctgcagtctTTGGGGGGATGTGGCTGGTGATGCTGGTTGGCTGATTCTTCATTTCAATAAAGGCTCTCGCGCCTGCTTCAGTCTCATCTTTGTTTGTTCACCCCCTCTTCAGACTGGGAAGAGGATGCTAAGCCATCCTCATCCCTTCATAGACCCCCATGCACAATGCCATGGGGTTAGCCCCCTCAAGATGGTCCCTGCCAGTCTGCTCCCACCCATGTCTTCCTGAGCTATGGGAGGCCTGCCCAAGCCTGGAGGCACATTCAGTGTCAGGTCCAATGTGGACAGACTGCCAGGCCTCACTGCAGCTGTCACAGGGGGACCACAAGGACAAGGGAGCCCAAAGGCTGGCCAGCAAAGACATTCCAGGCCCAGCAACTCCGTGCTCCCCTCCAGTCCCAATACTGACTCACCAAAGAGATACTCACAGAAACTCAAATGTCCTCTTTAATCTGTCCATGCTCCAAGATACCAAACAGAAAGGAACATAATCTAATCTGGAGCACAGCGCACACTGATAGAAGTGAGtgcccccttccttcttccccatgGCCTTCATAGGCCTCCTCCCAGCTTCACAGGCCATCAACACAGCAGATACCCAGCCCACTCCAGGCTGTCCTCCTGCAATGCTGTCAGAGGGGCCACCTCCCCTTTGCTCCTGGGAAACCACAGAGGAGGCAGCATTAGCTGAAAAAGATCTCCCTGACATATTTCAGAACATCATCTTCAGAGTCCTCCCAGTCTGTCCTCTCTGCATCAGCATCAGCACCAGTGTCAGGAGGGCATGGGAGAGCCGGACCGCGGTCACTGCCTGCCCCATTGCTGGCTGTGCTTCCAGGTGCCTTGTTTGGTGCTTGCTGAAACTCCTGCCCGCCTTGGCTCCAGGACTGGGtttcctcctcaccttcctcgcACTGCAGATTCTGcccaaagagaaaacaaccaGACACAGCTGTGCGACTTCAACCCGGGAGCACTCTAAGGAGGGAGGGGGGCAGTGCGGAGGGGCAGCCCATCGCCAGTCCCCAGGTTCCCAGCGGAGGCAGGTCTTGTCCCGCAGTGCCCGGCCGGGGGATGAAGGCAGCTGTACCGGCCCTGGCAGCCCCCGTGAAGGGCCAGGGCCGCGTCCCCACCCCCGGGGGTCCGGGCTCACCTCGGCCAGGACCGCCAAGGCCACGTCCACCAGCTCCGCCTCGTTCATACAATACACCACCTCCGCCGCCCTGCGCACCGCACGGGGAGAGACGCTCAGCGGGGGGAGCGCCGAGCttcgcccgccgccgccgccgccgccgctccccccgccccagcggCTCTACCTGGGCCGTGCCACCGCCTGCCGCCGCCTCCGCACCGCCTTGGCGgggggcgccgccgcccgctcgTCCCCCGCCGCCCCCATCCAGGCcgggagcagccgccgccgcccgcccgccgccatcTCTGCCGAAAGTCTCAATCATTTATACAACATCCTATCAGTATATACACGCCCTCAGGGGAGTCCTGTAAGCCTGATTAATTACAATATTTGCATACAACTTATATAGCATGACTCTTACTACGTCTGCTCAGTGAGTAGGGGATCTTCTGCAGGTGGGAAGCCTCCGAGAAAAAGGTATGgctttctattaaaataatattatcatgagtaaaattttcttttggttaTGCACGTCCACAAAATTTGGCGATAATCACTAGGTAATAAATCAACTGCCCTGCACGCGACCACTTTTAGCACTGGTGAATGTTAATGGATCTCCGGGctctaaaaccaaaacagccttGAGAAGATACCAAATGTCTCTTCAAACAGTAAATCAGACCTATTCTTCACATAACTGAGAATGAGATCTCTGCCCAGGAACAGTCCTGCAAACGTCCCATAAAGGCCAAGGACATAAGCAGTAGTAAGTTCCGTGGTGATGTGTAAGCAGATAAAATCTGGCTGCTTAGCAGTCCGCTCAACCCCTCTGCAACACCTGAGCACAGCACTTGCCCTGATGTTGGAGGTGTGCagggagagagcacaagggagGGTCTTTTCTCCACGCTGGAGACTCTGGCACATCACTGTCCCAGCCACCCTCCATGTTTCGCAGCAAAGACAATGACGAGAGCACAGCAATCAAGTGCAagggaatattttctttgcttgctaTCCTGTccaccccacagctgctgccagctctctcCCACAGACGTGGGACTGCTGCCTCCACCTCAGCACTTGGGACAAAAGCGGATCGCTCCTTCACAGAGGAGAGAGGCCCGAGCTGCCATTAGCACGAGGCGAGGCAGCTACACAACCCAGATGAACCCTGCAGTGCTTGGAAAGTAGCACCTGTACCGTGAACATGCCTGTAGTGAGCACTTCAGTCTCCAGCAGTAGTGCAGTAAGccctgcatgtgtgtgtgtgcgcgtcTGTGCCTTGCTCTTTATCAGCTGGCTGTGAAGATGTGTAGGATGGCTCATGAATGGCCGTTGCTCTTCCGGTACACAGGACACGCAAGTGTGGAGGTATTGATACCAAAAAGTCGGCAAAAAAGACTctttaacactgttttgaaagtgttaaaaagcaggcacttcTATTACAGTACGCCGGACGCTCGGAGGATCGCTCCTCTAATCGAGCATGAGCGTGACTTGCACTTTTTGGTATTTATTCCATATACctcttgcatattcatttgtctCTACTGCTTAGTTAAtacattaaacataaattatttacataaccCCACCCTTTCCCGGAAGTCCATCTGCGGTATTCGAGAGTCTTTGTCGGGGGTCTCTAGTGCTCCCCGGTGGTCTTCGCAGCTGGTGCTCCCCCCGCTGTCAGcttcttgacctaatttcttcagcaagcatattgtcattttgtgctgctactcagcaaaagtcCTGTACCC from Caloenas nicobarica isolate bCalNic1 chromosome 1, bCalNic1.hap1, whole genome shotgun sequence includes the following:
- the LOC135998080 gene encoding LOW QUALITY PROTEIN: transmembrane protein 140-like (The sequence of the model RefSeq protein was modified relative to this genomic sequence to represent the inferred CDS: inserted 1 base in 1 codon) is translated as MFYSLLWEAGNLVDLPDKHIGFYNFCLWNETAGKLQCLEYKHLQVMGISLLGIVLARICVYTCLVFSIFYPIFVAHVKCTEEREGWKVILIILIIKTTILFGGLIMFLFQTSQWIHPSDFTGGFLALLGTQALLLLQILTXYLIWTKHTHPCQSLFTEEVMPTEIQQ
- the LOC135984592 gene encoding cell cycle regulator of non-homologous end joining-like; protein product: MAAGGRRRLLPAWMGAAGDERAAAPPAKAVRRRRQAVARPRAAEVVYCMNEAELVDVALAVLAENLQCEEGEEETQSWSQGGQEFQQAPNKAPGSTASNGAGSDRGPALPCPPDTGADADAERTDWEDSEDDVLKYVREIFFS